The Rattus norvegicus strain BN/NHsdMcwi chromosome 9, GRCr8, whole genome shotgun sequence genome contains the following window.
GAGAAAATCtttaaagcaaccacaagagggaGGCACATTCTGAACAGAGGAGCAAAGAGAGGTGGAGACAGTGATGCCAGCCCTGCCAAACAGGGAAACAGATTCTAGCAACTGAGAAAAATCTGCCAGTCTGGAATTCCACACCAGTTGATTATTTCCTTCAAAAACAAGAGGCAAGCAAATAATGTCTTAAAAATTCATCACTAGCCTGTGTGGTATATTCCTTTTTCCCTAGCCCTTAGGAGGTTGAAGCAAGTGGGTCTTAGTgaacttgaagccagcctggattacatagttacaggacagtcagggtttttgagaccctgtctcaaaaacaaaacaccagaagagccACATCATAGAAACCATGGAATTTTCCAGGCAGAAGACACACCAAGTGAATGGATCAGCACAAAGGAGTTAAGAACAAAAGGAGTAGGAGTTCCTGATACATCCCTCTTTCAAGTACAAAATATGAAGATatagaaagatatatatatatatatataaacatttacatacaaacatgtaaacaaaataaTGACTGAGCCAGGTGTAGCcctacacacctgtaattctggtGCTCTAGAATGAGAACAGTGAAAACAGAGTAGGGGTAGTAGGAGGCTAGCTATACTTGCTGGTTCTGACGTCAACTTGACTCTAGtaagagtcatcagagaggaaggagcctcaattgaaaaaatgcctccatgagatccagctataaggcatgttctcagttagtgatcagtGTAGAAGGGTTCAGCCCGTGGTAAATAGTGCCATCCCTGGTTtaatggtcctgggttctataagcaggctaagcaagccagtaaacatgacccctccatgccctctgcatcagctcctgccttgggGTTCCAGCCTTGTTTGAGTTCGTGTCCTGACTTCCAATTTCTGTGATCTGAAGTATATGCCAAATACACCTTggtttttggtcatggcatttctcGCAGATACTAGCCTAAGTTACCTAGAAAGaccatctcaaaaaaagaaaaagtagggctAGAGAGCTGGGCCAGAGGTTAAGAGCAAATACTGCTGTTGCAGAGAGCACCAAATGAGATGACAATATTgaagaaatgtagaaaaataGAACTTTTTAGCCATTGCTAAATGCATAATGTCCTGTAATCACCATTCTGGAAAGCTGTGGCAATTCCACCCCCACGGACATGACcctgtgtatgaatgtatgtgagtatttTAATCCTATAAGGATTTAATGAAATAAAGAAGTAGATCAAGGAAAGTTGTAAGACCGTAGATAAGAAATTGTAAGGACAAGAACTCAGCCAGGGCTAATTGCTGATACCCAATTTTGAGAGGCAGCAGAATTACAAAGTCAAGCCCACCCTTGAAATTTAGTGAAATTCTGTGTTAAAGTAAGAACGACAAAGTGGGCTAGAAATGTAGCTTGGTGAGAAGAGTTTGCACAGCACCTTAGCCAGTTTTAAAGCTctgaaaactgaaggaaaaatggTTACTCTGTTCTTAGGAAATGAATACAGCATGATCACTGAGCTTGAAAACAACAATCTGTTACACATGCATTGGTCTCTCCTTAGGAAATAGTTAATAGGGTGCTTGGCAACACATTCAGTCCAGTCTAGCAGCCCCAAGAGTTACGGTACATGTCTGTAAATCCAGCTCTcaagagagaggcaggagagtcagTGAGTCTGAGGCAAGCCTGGGGATCAAGAGTCCTGTCCCCAAAAGTAAACAAACTTACCTTAGCAGTTATTAATCAACTCTCCAGTCTAAAAAGGCGTGGGTTCCTTATATCTGTGTTGTTTGGATCCAGGCAGTTACTGTCTCCATATTGCAGTCACTTTTAAGCTTTATCAACATCCGTAAGAAAACAAATAAGTAGGCAGGCCCTGGCCACACCAGCTGCCTAGAAGCAGAAACTAGCCTATCTGCCTTGAAGACCAGAGTCACCTGGAAAGAACACTCTCCAACCTATTGAGTGGCCTGCAGGAtatgcagtgtgctccaggttcccagctttgtgcACTGTCATCCATGCTGGGGTGGACTTTAGTGATACAACTGTCTGTGagttatttctgctcctgtaagttaCCCCTCCTCCATATTCAGGTAAGTGGCTCCAGTAAAGCTCGTCTGTTCCCTACATCTTACTTTCATGGTATCCATATTCTGTTCTATCTTGAGTTCCTTATCTGAGGTTCATAGAAGTGTGTATTTTGCCTCCCCAGAAAAAGTTTCATTACACAACTCATTACACAGCACAAAATAGTTGCTTGCTTTTATGTCTGCAATCTATttaaactggatttttttttgtttaattatttagcAAATTGCTAAATAACAGTGATTTTAGCAGCATGAGCAAGCATTTATAAAATTTAGGTGTCATGGATGTAAGTGAATTACATACCAGCATTTGCAATGTGTAGTACTCCAGAGATGATCTGGGGAATCTTCTGGAAGGGAGAGCTGTTAACACCATGCTGATAGGTTTTTTCCCAGTCCTTAGTAGCCTGTGGGTTCTTGATCCCACCCTCTAATATACACGTGAGTGCTGAACAGCCGCTCCACCGAACCCGGGAGACCTCGTTCCTTCCCAGCCGTAGAAGCCTATCCATTCTCCAGAATGCCTTGGCAAACGCTTTGTGTACATCCTCATACTCCCGTTTATTGGTTCTGAAGGTTTTATATGTGGAAGAGAAGGCCTCTTCTCTGGCTCTGTATTCTTCCCTGAACACCGTGTGAAAGGAATTGATGAGATCCTGTTGCTCGGCTGTCATCTGGTAGGAAGGATCCTGTACAGACAGTTGATGGAGAAGTAAAACCTGAAACTCCTTTGATGCCAGGTCTGCTGCTGCGTAACCATGATGACTATCAAATAAACCGAAAAAGCACACATTGGCTTTATCGCCAAAGTCGTTCACGACCGTGAATTTACAGTTGGGCTCAGCTTTCCAGGTTGAATTACTATTGCTACAGATGGCTATACCTTTAATCAGAAGGTGGTAGCTGGTTGGAGAATATATAGAAGTCTCTCCGACCTTGTCACAAAGTTTGAAGTACGACGGAATTTGTTTCTTCCTAAGAAGCTCAAATGCATAATTCATACTCTGAAGGACTTTTTCACTGTATGTAGAAGATCTCAAAAGGTTAGAAATTATACACTCTCTGTGAAAACTGACCATTTTGGGCTTTGGtttcctccctcccatccacTCGAAACCCAGCGTACTCAGAGCATTGTGATGTTTCTTATGGAGAAAATTCCCAGCTGTGTTCAGTTCTTGGTGGCAGACAGAGCAGGGGAATGTGACCATGTCACCCATGTCAACCGAAGTCAGCTGGTCAGTGGACTCCTCTGGGTCATTCATTCGTGGCAGTCTACTACGCCTTCTGACATTTGTTCTGACAGTTGGGAGAGCCTCATCTGAAGTAAATTTTGAAGTTTTCTCATCCCATTGTTTTGATTTCAAAAAAACTCTGGAAGAAAGGTGAAATACGTTTACTCATCAGGAACTAGAGAGGTGCTTCAGTAGTTAAGGGCACCTGCTGTTTTTGTATAGGACCTACGTGAGGCCCATAACCACATGGCCTTTTCTAACCTATATGGGTAccactgcatgcacatgcagagaaaatacttatacatataaaatacatttaaacaatTTAAGATGTTTACTGAAAGAAATGGTACACCCTCCACATAGTCTTACTCATAATTTCATAGAGACCTACAGTTGAGTTTTATAAAGCCCCTCCAAAAAAGGTCCTCAATAAGTCACTGATTACTCAATGTTTGCCTAAGAGAAATTAGGTGCCCAGTAAACAAATTCAGCTAGACATCTGAACAAATACTCAGAGAAATAGTATTTTACTCCAGCTATGGAGAGAAacgttttgttttataaatttctatgtgtgtatgtgcagatgcatggagatcagaggagaaCATTAGTTGCCTTCCTCCACCACACTTCTCCTATTCCTTTAAGACAGAATTTCTTTCTtaacctgcagaaagaaagacagtTGGGGCTTCCTggctaccaaaaagaaaaaataggctCCAGATCCACTGAATacctgcctcaaaggaataaggcTTAAAACAACAGAGGACccagtttttttaaacaaatcacTTTTACTCAGGTATAGCAGCaatcacctttttaaaaaaagatttatttatttattatatataagtacactgtagctgtcttcagaaacaccaaaatagggcatcagatcccattacagatggctgtgagccaccatgtagctgctgggaattgaacacaggacctctggaagaacagccagtgctcttaaccactgagccatctctccagccctcacatatACAGTTTTAACATAAAATCCACTTgtaatcttttaaatttttccagTATAATTTGTAGCCCGAGACAAGATAGCTGTGAGGTTGAGGTTGGCTTTGGCTACATAGTGATTTAGTGTCTGGGAAAAAGAGAACCACAGAGTGGTGTTGTTAACCTCAGTTAATATGGTCAAGTCTCAGTCTCAATAACTGTCTTTTCCAATTTGGTCATTAATGATCCCAGGGTTAGGCAAGTGCAGTGTCTCTGAACTATAGCTCCTACCTGTAATTAACTACCAATATATCTTTCCAAATGAATGGGTGGCTAGAGAATAGAGGGAAGGAAATATTTACTATAAGCCAGGAGTGATAGGAACTTAACCCATTTATAATCCCAGTAACTCAGGAGCCTGAAACAAAATTtaaagcttgaggccagcctgggatatgtaCTGAGACCTTGACTTCaatacacacatatccacacataaaCTTTCTGAGAGTCCTGATGTAGCCTATCTACAGGAGTCCCTCCGATTGCCCTATAGCCATTACCTGGGCACACTTCCACCTAACATTTTTCCACTGAACATATTTCTTTGTATCATCTGCCAGGTCACAGACATGGTTTCTACTAGGGACCCTAAGTGGCCATACTGTGGCTGACACATGTAGGTGATTTTTCACTATTCTTCCTTGTCAGGAGCCATCCAGAAACAGCTAAAGGCAAATaagttttctggagatggcccaccattttTGCATGGCCTATGATGAGTGAACTCTGAGAGGCAAAGTCCCTAAAGACTTCATCCTAGGATCACTTCTCACTGCTGATAGACTTTTTCCTATCCCTATTACACAGCTTAATGATTCCTGGGCCTCAGCCTACCTTATTGACCAAATTTTCTG
Protein-coding sequences here:
- the Pp2d1 gene encoding protein phosphatase 2C-like domain-containing protein 1, with amino-acid sequence MDFEIYSPVRVFLKSKQWDEKTSKFTSDEALPTVRTNVRRRSRLPRMNDPEESTDQLTSVDMGDMVTFPCSVCHQELNTAGNFLHKKHHNALSTLGFEWMGGRKPKPKMVSFHRECIISNLLRSSTYSEKVLQSMNYAFELLRKKQIPSYFKLCDKVGETSIYSPTSYHLLIKGIAICSNSNSTWKAEPNCKFTVVNDFGDKANVCFFGLFDSHHGYAAADLASKEFQVLLLHQLSVQDPSYQMTAEQQDLINSFHTVFREEYRAREEAFSSTYKTFRTNKREYEDVHKAFAKAFWRMDRLLRLGRNEVSRVRWSGCSALTCILEGGIKNPQATKDWEKTYQHGVNSSPFQKIPQIISGVLHIANAGNVQAVLCRNGKGFCLTKEHTTRNTKERRRVLYSEVGISSDDPYGLLDGHIKTTRGLGFHGNLRLKKAIIPVPQTISVPIDDLCQFLILATNGLWQVLDKKEVTALVITLFHAYKETCVSGPRNKPWPSKSLLFPPDSNIRVLFQYQPENEDITSTTDVMKRLSDSPFADTNIHQDTSAETFLPKATSYDPYSTKESNSLPTTNSKQESEKEICIKNFYKGAAEYIGCQLVSAAIEGGSRDSITVMVMFLNGSEYHRRT
- the Pp2d1 gene encoding protein phosphatase 2C-like domain-containing protein 1 isoform X1 — its product is MNDPEESTDQLTSVDMGDMVTFPCSVCHQELNTAGNFLHKKHHNALSTLGFEWMGGRKPKPKMVSFHRECIISNLLRSSTYSEKVLQSMNYAFELLRKKQIPSYFKLCDKVGETSIYSPTSYHLLIKGIAICSNSNSTWKAEPNCKFTVVNDFGDKANVCFFGLFDSHHGYAAADLASKEFQVLLLHQLSVQDPSYQMTAEQQDLINSFHTVFREEYRAREEAFSSTYKTFRTNKREYEDVHKAFAKAFWRMDRLLRLGRNEVSRVRWSGCSALTCILEGGIKNPQATKDWEKTYQHGVNSSPFQKIPQIISGVLHIANAGNVQAVLCRNGKGFCLTKEHTTRNTKERRRVLYSEVGISSDDPYGLLDGHIKTTRGLGFHGNLRLKKAIIPVPQTISVPIDDLCQFLILATNGLWQVLDKKEVTALVITLFHAYKETCVSGPRNKPWPSKSLLFPPDSNIRVLFQYQPENEDITSTTDVMKRLSDSPFADTNIHQDTSAETFLPKATSYDPYSTKESNSLPTTNSKQESEKEICIKNFYKGAAEYIGCQLVSAAIEGGSRDSITVMVMFLNGSEYHRRT